The DNA window GCACCATCAGGCAAATCGGTATGACTTGTTGTACTACTTCCTCCTTTTGAATTACCTACACCATAAGGCGATTCACTATAATCTAAAGGTGGAGGAAACGCACTTATTAAATTTAAAGGCGCTCCCCAAAGTCCAGGTATCATATACACTGTAAATGACAATGTCAATAACCCTAAAAGCAAACGTCCTACAGAAATATGCTTTAATGGCGAATCATGAGGCAATTGAATCTTACCAAGTAAATATAAAGACAAGGCACCAAAAATAGCAATCCAAATAGCTATAAAAACTTCACGCTCTAGGAAATGCAGTTGCAATACTAAATCGGCTTGAGACAAAAATTTGAAAGCAAGAGCTAATTCTAAAAATCCTAAAACAACTTTTACTGTATTTAGCCAACCACCAGATTTAGGCAACGAATTTAACCAACCAGGAAAAGCAGCAAATAATGCAAATGGCAAAGCAATTGCTGTTGAAAAACCTAACATACCAATTACAGGTGCAACACCTCCTTTAGACGCAGCTTCAACCAAAATAGTTCCTACTATTGGTCCTGTACAAGAAAAAGACACAATTGCTAGAGCTAAAGCCATAAAAAAGATTCCAACAAGTCCTCCTCTATCTGCCTGTCGATCTGCCTTATTAGCCCAAGAATTTGGTAAAACAATTTCAAAAGCACCTAAAAATGATATTGCAAAAACAACCAGTAACAAGAAGAATATAATATTAAACCAAACGTTAGTTGCCAATGCGTTTAAGGCATCTGCTCCAAATATAGCAGTGATTAGCGTTCCTAATAATACATAGATAATTATGATAGACAAACCATAAATAATGGCATTTCTAATCCCTTTCGCTTTTGACTGACTCTGTTTAATAAAGAAACTTACAGTCATTGGTATCATAGGAAACACGCATGGTGTCAATAAAGCTACAAAACCAGATAAAAATGCGACAAAGAAGATTGACCAAAGACCTCTAGACTCTCCTTTATCTTCAGATGAAGATGAAGTCACTCCTTGTTTTGCTTCAACACTGTTAGTCAAATCATAGTTTAAGTCTACATAACTTGGTGTTAAACATTTTTCATCATCACAAGCCATAAAGCCAACTTCTCCAGTTATTGTAGTATAATCAGTATTATCTAATTTTATATGTTGTCTAAATTCTGCAGAGGATTTAAAAAATTTAATATTCATGTTAAAGACTTTATCTTTAACTTCTTTCCCTTTTTCTTCTGAAGTTTTACCCACTAATACGATACCTTCAGGTAAATCATATAAAAATTCGGTTGGTATTGGACCATCTTCAGGAACTGATTGCGAGTATAACTTCCAGCCTTTATCAATCGTTGCTTTCGAAACTAAAATAAATTCTGAATCTGATATTTTCTCAACAGATGACGTCCATTTTACAGGTTCTAATATTTGCGATTTGTCTTCTGAAGTTCCTCCTTGAAAAAGACTAGGAGCTGAGTCACTAACTTCAACCTTTTTAGCGGTAGTCAAATCAAAATTTAAATCTATATATTCTGGAGGCAAACACTTTGAATCATCACAAACCATAAATTCAACCTCTCCTTTAACAATGGATAATTCTTGATTGAGAACTTTTATTCGTTGTCTAAATTCTGCTTTATCTTCAAAAAACTTAATTTTCATCTGAAAGATAGGATCATCAACTGTGTGACCTACATCTTCTAAGGTTTTACCATTTAATTCAAAATCTGACGATAATGTATAATTGAAAGTTGTTGGAATTGGCCCATCTTCTGGCACATTTTGAGCATACAAATGCCAGCCACTATCAACAGTTGCAGTAGATATTAAATCATATTCAGTATCTGAGATCTTCTCAACATTAGTCTTCCATTTTACAGGCTCTAACACCTGTCCTTTAGCAGTGGTAGAAAACAAAATAAGACTACAAAACGCAATTAATATATTTTTCATTAGTAGTATTTAGGTATTGAAAAGAGCTAAATTAAAAAAAACAAAGGGATTAATAGTAAGTATTAAGTCTTGATTAACAAATATCAATTTTTAGACATAAAAAAACCGAACAAAAAGTTCGGTTAAAATTAATGATGTAAGTTGAAATTATTGCAAAGTCTTTAATTCATGACCATTAAATTTCCATTCGGTAATTCCACCATTTAAATCGTATATTTTGATAAATCCTGCCTCTTTAAGTTTTTTAGAACATTTAGCACTTCGACCACCTGATTTGCAGTACAAAATAACAGGTTTTGACTTGTCTAATTTTGTAATATCTTCATCAAAAGTAGGTGAATGAAAGTCGATATTTTGTGATTTATCTATAAACCCATCTTTATATTCTTCAGGAGTGCGAACGTCAACAATTTGTACATCATCTAATTCTAAAATGGTTTGCATTTCTTCGGGAGAAATGACCTTAATTTCTGATTGTGTCCCGTTTTCACAGTTTGCAAGTGATAGCGCAAAAATAAGGCTAAGAACGATACTGATTTTTTTCATTTTTGATTGATTTATATTGAAGAGACTTCACCTTGCCACTCATTGAAGCCTCCTAATAGGTTGTATGTTTTTTTAAATCCGAGTTGATTCATAACAGCACAAGCTTGACCACTTCTACCTCCAGCTTTACAATACACAAAATACGTTTTGATTTTATCAAGTTGTTGAATTTCATCAACAAATCCTTGACCTTTAAAAATATCAATGTGTTTTGCATTAGGAATAATTCCTTCTGCTACCTCTTCAGGTGTTCTAACGTCTAAAACGACAGCATTATTATCTGCTGCTAATTTTGAAATCCACTCGTGTTGTGTTAAATCTGCCATAATAATTTTATAAAATAATACATATCAAAAACCATGCTAATTTAACGTTTCCTTATCATAAAGACGAAAAAAAACCCAAAGCGTTACACTTTGGGCTGTTAAAATTATAAGTTTTTTTATGATTACACCTTGATACTACAACCAATAGCTCTTGTTTGCTTCTCTTTAATTTCATTTCCAGAAAGTAAAGCATCAACTGCATCTTCAACATACTTATTGTTTACAGCGTTAGCATCTTGATGATTATCATCTATAGCTCCAATATATTTCACAACATTTCCTTTTTTAGTCTTTTTAAGAATATAAACATGTGGTGTTTTTGTTGCACCATATTGTGGATAAATTTTCTGACCTTTATCCATTAAGTATGGAAATGTAAAGCCTTTTGCTTTTGCACGAGCTTGCATGGCCTCCATACTATCTCCAGGTTTAACTTCTGGATTATTTGGCATAATAGCTATCACAGGATAACCTTGATCTGCGTATTTTTTATTTAATGCTTCTATACGATCTTCATAAGCAACAGAAAAAGGACAAGTATTACATGTAAACACAACAATATATCCTTTTGAAGATTTATAGTCAGATAATGATACTGTTTTTCCATCAATATTTTCAAGCGAAAAATCTGTTGCAGTATCACCAATATGATAACCATGTCCTCCTCCTAAATATGTAAATGAAGATAAAATTACAATAGTTAATAATGCAAAAAATGGTTTAAGTGTGTTTTTCATGATTTTATTTTATTTAAGGAATTGTTTGACTTCGGTTTCTAATTCATCATAATTAAATGACTTCTCGTAAAATTTACGTTCATTTTTATTAAAAATAACTGTAGCAGGAATAGCTCCAGTCCAACTTTCATCTACTTTAGGAATCCATGAGTTTGAATCTACATCATTTAGTGCAATAACTTTAGATTGTAAATTCTTGCTTTTTATGTAAGGCTTTAGCTTTGTCTCATATTTACTAGGAAAATCGAGGCTTACCAATATAACTTCAACATCTTCGACATACTCCTTATTCAATTTTTCAAAATAAGGCAATTCTTTAACGCAAGGCGCACACCATGTAGCCCAGAAATTAATGATGTACGTTTTATCATCAGTAGTACTCAAATACTTTTGAATCCCTTCAAAATCATATACCTCAAGAGACAATTCCACCTCTGGTGACTCAATTACATCTGCAACTTCCTTTTTTTCTGTAACCTCTTTACAAGAAAAAAACACTAGCAAAACTATTACCAAAGTGTACTTCATAAGATAAAGTTATTAAACCTATTTCTTCATTCTTAAACTTTAACAAAATATTAGACAAACTACTTAATATTAATATTACATTTGTATATACAATAATTGTATATGAAAGAATTAAAACACAGATTACAAACAACCACAGATTTATCTATTGAAAAACAAATTGTTATCAATATGTTTTTGACTCATAATAAGTTGAAAAATGATTTATTAAATGAATTAAAACCTTACGATTTATCTTTAGAGCAATTTAATGTGTTGAGAATATTG is part of the Psychroserpens ponticola genome and encodes:
- a CDS encoding TlpA family protein disulfide reductase codes for the protein MKYTLVIVLLVFFSCKEVTEKKEVADVIESPEVELSLEVYDFEGIQKYLSTTDDKTYIINFWATWCAPCVKELPYFEKLNKEYVEDVEVILVSLDFPSKYETKLKPYIKSKNLQSKVIALNDVDSNSWIPKVDESWTGAIPATVIFNKNERKFYEKSFNYDELETEVKQFLK
- a CDS encoding thioredoxin family protein, whose translation is MKNTLKPFFALLTIVILSSFTYLGGGHGYHIGDTATDFSLENIDGKTVSLSDYKSSKGYIVVFTCNTCPFSVAYEDRIEALNKKYADQGYPVIAIMPNNPEVKPGDSMEAMQARAKAKGFTFPYLMDKGQKIYPQYGATKTPHVYILKKTKKGNVVKYIGAIDDNHQDANAVNNKYVEDAVDALLSGNEIKEKQTRAIGCSIKV
- a CDS encoding rhodanese-like domain-containing protein — translated: MKKISIVLSLIFALSLANCENGTQSEIKVISPEEMQTILELDDVQIVDVRTPEEYKDGFIDKSQNIDFHSPTFDEDITKLDKSKPVILYCKSGGRSAKCSKKLKEAGFIKIYDLNGGITEWKFNGHELKTLQ
- a CDS encoding rhodanese-like domain-containing protein; the protein is MADLTQHEWISKLAADNNAVVLDVRTPEEVAEGIIPNAKHIDIFKGQGFVDEIQQLDKIKTYFVYCKAGGRSGQACAVMNQLGFKKTYNLLGGFNEWQGEVSSI
- a CDS encoding protein-disulfide reductase DsbD family protein encodes the protein MKNILIAFCSLILFSTTAKGQVLEPVKWKTNVEKISDTEYDLISTATVDSGWHLYAQNVPEDGPIPTTFNYTLSSDFELNGKTLEDVGHTVDDPIFQMKIKFFEDKAEFRQRIKVLNQELSIVKGEVEFMVCDDSKCLPPEYIDLNFDLTTAKKVEVSDSAPSLFQGGTSEDKSQILEPVKWTSSVEKISDSEFILVSKATIDKGWKLYSQSVPEDGPIPTEFLYDLPEGIVLVGKTSEEKGKEVKDKVFNMNIKFFKSSAEFRQHIKLDNTDYTTITGEVGFMACDDEKCLTPSYVDLNYDLTNSVEAKQGVTSSSSEDKGESRGLWSIFFVAFLSGFVALLTPCVFPMIPMTVSFFIKQSQSKAKGIRNAIIYGLSIIIIYVLLGTLITAIFGADALNALATNVWFNIIFFLLLVVFAISFLGAFEIVLPNSWANKADRQADRGGLVGIFFMALALAIVSFSCTGPIVGTILVEAASKGGVAPVIGMLGFSTAIALPFALFAAFPGWLNSLPKSGGWLNTVKVVLGFLELALAFKFLSQADLVLQLHFLEREVFIAIWIAIFGALSLYLLGKIQLPHDSPLKHISVGRLLLGLLTLSFTVYMIPGLWGAPLNLISAFPPPLDYSESPYGVGNSKGGSSTTSHTDLPDGAHLLAPHDILAFNDYDKGLAYAKQVGKPIMIDFTGWACVNCRKMEQNVWVKEKVLNKLKNDVVLISLYVDDKRKLSEDDVTDSKLKPGKKLRYIGQKWSELQTIRYKTNTQPFYVLMGHNEENLIDPVGYTPNAEEYHEWLSDGISNFEN